The following are from one region of the Maribacter aquivivus genome:
- a CDS encoding sugar kinase, giving the protein MGKIITFGEVLMRISPRGNKKFVQSNIVEFYFGGTELNVGISISNFGGNVKHISAISDDFIGDTAMTYIQKFGVDTSSIVKSKRPLGVYFLEVGAVIRPSMISYNRSHSAFSEIEPSKVNWENALEDGEWMHWTGITPALSQGAFDVLKDGLKLARQKGLTVSADPTYRSGLWKYGQDPKEALIELLHYSTIFIGGVNEINEVLGTDFSYSNEDFIEASKQLIEEFPSIEKVFDKIRTSLNSSWHKIRARMWNGIEFRETEDIDITHVVDRIGTGDAFAAGLIYGLQQYDDYKALEFASAACALKHTYEGDVNFATVTEVNNIISGNITGRLVR; this is encoded by the coding sequence ATGGGTAAGATTATAACCTTCGGTGAAGTTCTAATGCGCATTTCTCCACGTGGTAACAAGAAGTTTGTACAATCGAATATTGTTGAATTTTATTTTGGTGGTACAGAGTTGAACGTTGGTATCTCCATCTCTAATTTTGGAGGTAATGTAAAGCACATAAGTGCAATTTCTGATGACTTTATTGGTGATACTGCCATGACTTATATTCAAAAGTTTGGGGTAGACACATCTTCAATTGTAAAATCTAAAAGACCTTTGGGAGTCTATTTTCTTGAAGTAGGCGCAGTTATTAGACCAAGTATGATCTCATATAACCGATCACACTCGGCATTCTCTGAAATTGAACCTTCAAAGGTAAATTGGGAAAATGCATTAGAAGATGGAGAATGGATGCATTGGACAGGAATAACACCAGCCTTGTCTCAAGGAGCTTTTGATGTTTTAAAAGACGGATTAAAATTAGCAAGGCAAAAAGGACTTACCGTTTCTGCAGATCCAACATACCGTAGCGGACTCTGGAAATATGGTCAAGATCCGAAAGAGGCATTAATAGAACTCTTACATTATTCTACGATATTTATTGGAGGTGTAAATGAGATTAATGAGGTGCTAGGCACAGATTTTAGCTATAGTAATGAAGATTTTATTGAGGCTAGCAAACAGCTAATCGAAGAGTTCCCTTCAATAGAAAAAGTATTCGATAAAATAAGAACTTCTTTAAACTCTTCATGGCATAAAATTAGAGCCAGAATGTGGAATGGTATTGAGTTTAGAGAAACGGAAGACATTGATATTACCCATGTTGTTGACCGCATAGGCACAGGTGATGCTTTTGCAGCAGGTTTAATTTATGGGTTACAACAGTATGATGATTATAAAGCATTGGAGTTTGCAAGTGCAGCTTGTGCTCTCAAGCATACATACGAAGGCGATGTAAATTTTGCTACGGTTACTGAAGTAAATAATATTATTTCTGGTAATATTACAGGAAGGCTGGTGCGTTAA
- a CDS encoding alpha/beta hydrolase — protein sequence MHLKSSIFIFFICITHVSIGQNKIAEEKFINIGGIEQWVTIKGDDSENPIILIIHGGPGSTMSHYKDGVYAEWLKEFTIVHWDQPGAGKTFGKNCPKDINEEFYLNTPLTVNEMVNDGISVTQYLLKRLNKKKVILIGTSWGSILATEMAQKNPDLYHAYIGHAQFVNFPDNIKNAYLEVKKIAERNDDKVVMDKLNNLGEPPYIKAKTYGQLLRVIKQYERENATPAPSSWGKVAAEYENNEDSRDRYNGDDYSFLNLVGDENIGIKSMVSDINFEQTAIVFRLPVFMIQGKHDILCSAELNKPYFEKIRAPRKEYFTVSNAAHGFNEAIIDKQYEIVKALRVQN from the coding sequence ATGCATTTAAAGTCTTCGATTTTTATATTTTTTATATGCATTACACATGTATCTATTGGGCAAAACAAAATAGCTGAAGAAAAGTTTATTAACATTGGCGGTATAGAGCAGTGGGTCACTATTAAAGGGGATGACTCTGAAAACCCTATTATACTTATCATACATGGCGGACCAGGCAGCACCATGAGCCATTATAAGGATGGTGTTTATGCAGAATGGCTGAAAGAATTTACCATTGTTCATTGGGATCAACCAGGTGCTGGTAAAACATTTGGAAAAAACTGCCCGAAGGATATTAATGAGGAGTTTTATTTAAACACCCCGTTAACAGTTAACGAAATGGTCAATGACGGCATTTCAGTAACACAATACCTTTTAAAACGATTAAATAAGAAAAAAGTAATACTTATAGGTACTTCTTGGGGCTCTATTTTAGCTACTGAAATGGCGCAGAAGAATCCCGACTTATATCACGCGTATATAGGTCACGCTCAATTTGTAAACTTTCCTGACAATATTAAAAATGCATATTTAGAAGTTAAAAAAATAGCAGAAAGAAATGATGATAAAGTTGTTATGGATAAGTTGAATAATTTGGGTGAACCACCATATATAAAAGCAAAAACTTACGGACAGTTATTACGAGTCATTAAACAATACGAAAGAGAAAATGCAACCCCTGCCCCTTCTTCTTGGGGGAAAGTCGCAGCAGAATATGAGAATAATGAAGATAGTAGAGATAGATATAATGGTGATGATTACTCTTTTCTAAACCTTGTTGGCGATGAGAACATTGGCATAAAATCAATGGTAAGTGACATCAACTTTGAGCAAACCGCTATAGTCTTTAGATTACCCGTTTTCATGATTCAAGGGAAACATGATATACTATGCTCTGCAGAACTAAACAAGCCTTATTTTGAAAAAATAAGGGCTCCTAGAAAAGAATATTTCACTGTTTCTAATGCAGCCCATGGTTTTAACGAAGCTATAATTGATAAACAATATGAAATTGTTAAAGCTCTTAGAGTCCAAAATTAA
- a CDS encoding ThuA domain-containing protein, which yields MKNLMAVVILSLVLASCGEKKKEVAKNVPPKAKLKALIIDGQNNHYIWPKTTMMMKDYLEQTNLFTVDIQRMDSMWLGIKYNKDRPEAYHSFIESYPLTDKTYHISESPIKTSDFTFNFNDYDVIISNLGADSPLWPEKTRNDFETYMNNGGGLVVVHAADNAWGEWDEFNKMIGLGAWGGRDEKSGPYVYYNKDGELIKDPSEGVCGSHGPEYEFQLTTRAPEHPIMKGIPEKWLHTPDELYERMRGPFENATILATAYADVEKNAPPWDPNVTGLGQNVPQLMAINYGKGRVFHSTLGHFDYSMECVGFITTLQRGTEWAATGEVTQGVPKDFPSADASNSRSWK from the coding sequence ATGAAAAATTTAATGGCAGTTGTAATATTAAGCTTAGTACTGGCGTCTTGCGGAGAAAAAAAGAAAGAAGTAGCCAAAAACGTTCCACCTAAAGCGAAACTAAAAGCCTTGATTATTGACGGTCAGAACAATCATTACATTTGGCCAAAGACTACCATGATGATGAAAGATTATTTAGAGCAGACCAATCTATTTACGGTAGATATTCAAAGAATGGATTCTATGTGGTTAGGTATTAAATACAATAAGGATAGACCAGAAGCATACCATTCATTCATAGAGTCTTACCCGTTAACAGATAAGACCTATCATATATCCGAGAGTCCGATTAAGACATCAGACTTTACATTTAATTTCAATGATTACGATGTTATTATTTCTAACCTTGGCGCTGATTCTCCTTTATGGCCTGAAAAAACCAGAAATGATTTTGAAACTTATATGAACAATGGTGGCGGTTTAGTAGTGGTACATGCTGCCGACAATGCTTGGGGTGAGTGGGATGAATTTAATAAAATGATTGGTTTAGGTGCTTGGGGAGGACGAGATGAAAAATCTGGACCTTACGTATATTACAATAAGGATGGTGAACTAATAAAAGACCCTTCAGAAGGAGTTTGTGGTTCTCACGGACCTGAATATGAGTTTCAATTAACCACCAGAGCACCAGAACATCCAATAATGAAAGGTATACCAGAAAAATGGTTACACACCCCCGACGAGTTATATGAGCGTATGAGAGGTCCGTTTGAAAATGCTACAATTTTAGCAACAGCCTATGCTGATGTAGAAAAAAATGCTCCGCCATGGGATCCAAATGTAACAGGTTTAGGACAGAACGTTCCTCAACTTATGGCAATTAATTATGGAAAAGGTCGTGTTTTTCATTCTACGCTAGGTCATTTCGATTATTCAATGGAATGTGTAGGTTTTATTACAACTTTACAACGAGGAACAGAATGGGCAGCTACAGGAGAAGTTACACAAGGGGTGCCCAAGGATTTTCCTTCTGCGGATGCTTCAAATTCAAGATCTTGGAAATAG
- a CDS encoding 3-methyl-2-oxobutanoate hydroxymethyltransferase, whose protein sequence is MKYIYVLFTLLACSIVNAQLEEEVKVRVAIEQFFYAFNNRNELAIKKLVSPDVLIQTIGLNVQNKMIVRTENFNDLINFIITTPDSISFKEKILDYNIQIDGGMAHVWAPYEFWYNEEFSHCGVNSFQLFKDDDTWKIIYLVDTRRKEECNQVSDKN, encoded by the coding sequence ATGAAATATATCTATGTTCTATTTACTTTATTGGCATGTAGTATAGTTAATGCACAATTAGAAGAAGAAGTAAAGGTTAGGGTTGCAATAGAGCAATTCTTTTATGCTTTCAACAATCGAAATGAGCTTGCGATAAAGAAACTTGTTAGTCCTGATGTTTTGATACAGACCATCGGTCTAAACGTACAAAACAAAATGATTGTTAGAACCGAAAATTTTAATGATTTAATAAACTTCATAATAACTACACCCGATTCTATAAGTTTTAAGGAAAAAATACTAGATTATAACATACAAATAGATGGTGGTATGGCGCACGTATGGGCACCATATGAATTTTGGTATAATGAAGAATTTAGCCACTGTGGAGTTAATTCTTTTCAGCTATTTAAAGATGATGATACTTGGAAAATTATATACTTAGTTGATACCAGAAGAAAAGAAGAATGTAATCAAGTTTCAGATAAAAACTAA
- the panB gene encoding 3-methyl-2-oxobutanoate hydroxymethyltransferase: MSVAKKEYKRITVKSLVEMKKNGEKISMLTAYDYSMAKIVDAAKVDVILVGDSASNVMAGHETTLPITLDQMIYHASSVIRAIDRALVVVDLPFGSYQSDPKEALRSAIRIMKESGAHAVKLEGGAEIKESVKRILAAGIPVMGHLGLTPQSIYKFGTYTVRAKEDEEAEQLMEDAKLLEKLGCFGLVLEKIPAELTKKVSESLTIPTIGIGGGKHADGQVLVVHDLLGMTHEFNPRFLRRYMNLYEEMGNAISNYVSDVKSQDFPNDDEQY; the protein is encoded by the coding sequence ATGTCTGTAGCTAAAAAAGAATATAAAAGGATTACGGTAAAGTCATTAGTCGAAATGAAGAAGAACGGAGAAAAAATCTCTATGCTTACTGCATATGACTACTCAATGGCCAAAATTGTTGATGCCGCTAAGGTTGATGTTATTTTGGTAGGTGATTCTGCCAGTAATGTAATGGCGGGTCATGAGACCACATTACCTATAACTTTAGATCAAATGATTTATCATGCATCTTCAGTTATTAGGGCTATAGACAGAGCATTGGTTGTTGTTGACCTACCTTTTGGAAGCTACCAAAGTGACCCTAAAGAAGCTCTGCGTTCTGCTATTAGGATCATGAAAGAAAGTGGTGCACATGCTGTAAAGCTAGAAGGTGGAGCAGAAATAAAAGAATCTGTCAAAAGAATTCTTGCTGCCGGTATTCCTGTTATGGGTCATTTAGGCCTTACTCCTCAATCTATATACAAATTTGGAACATATACCGTTCGTGCTAAAGAAGATGAAGAAGCCGAACAATTAATGGAAGACGCTAAACTACTAGAAAAACTAGGTTGTTTCGGTTTGGTTCTTGAAAAAATACCAGCTGAGCTAACCAAAAAAGTTTCTGAAAGCTTAACAATACCTACTATAGGAATTGGCGGCGGAAAACATGCTGATGGTCAAGTACTTGTAGTTCATGATCTATTAGGTATGACACATGAATTCAACCCTCGTTTTTTACGTAGATATATGAACTTATATGAAGAAATGGGTAATGCTATTTCTAACTATGTGAGTGATGTAAAAAGCCAAGATTTTCCAAATGATGATGAGCAATACTAA
- the lspA gene encoding signal peptidase II — MILIIVLMTVGCDQVSKELTRKKVESEAFIPIIKNHLILTNVENTGAMLGFGQDFPPILKRFLLQVLPMLLLLIMLYRIMSKPNLNLLLIIAFAFVIGGGLGNLIDRIAYGSVTDFFQIRLGIFKTGIFNIADIAVTLGLFMFIFLIVRGKKSAI; from the coding sequence TTGATTCTAATCATTGTTTTAATGACGGTTGGCTGCGATCAGGTATCAAAAGAATTGACTCGCAAAAAAGTAGAATCAGAAGCTTTCATTCCTATAATTAAGAATCATTTGATTCTTACCAATGTTGAAAATACTGGTGCAATGTTAGGTTTTGGACAGGACTTCCCTCCTATTTTAAAAAGATTTCTTCTGCAAGTATTACCAATGTTATTGCTGTTGATAATGCTTTACAGAATAATGAGCAAACCCAACTTAAACCTTTTACTAATTATTGCCTTTGCATTCGTTATAGGGGGCGGATTAGGAAATTTAATCGATAGAATCGCATATGGCTCAGTTACAGATTTCTTTCAAATTAGATTAGGAATTTTCAAAACAGGAATTTTCAATATTGCAGATATTGCTGTCACCTTAGGTTTATTTATGTTTATCTTTTTAATAGTAAGAGGAAAGAAATCAGCAATTTAG
- a CDS encoding RluA family pseudouridine synthase: MSKKEHSTINNLQVLFEDNHLIVINKRPGDIVQGDKTGDQPLSDTVKAFLKKKYNKPGNVYLGVVHRLDRPTSGIVVFAKTSKALPRLNKMFAEKDAKKTYWAIVKNSPEEPEKRLVHWMKRNTKQNKSYANIKEVPDSKKAILTYKILKKLDRYFLLEVDLETGRHHQIRSQLTAIGSPIKGDLKYGFDRSNADGSIHLHARRLRLMHPVKKEPLEIIAPPPNDPIWNACL, translated from the coding sequence TTGTCAAAAAAAGAACACTCTACAATAAATAACCTTCAAGTATTATTTGAAGACAATCACTTAATTGTTATTAATAAACGCCCTGGTGATATTGTACAAGGTGATAAAACCGGTGATCAGCCATTAAGCGATACTGTTAAGGCTTTTTTAAAGAAAAAGTACAACAAGCCAGGTAATGTTTACTTAGGTGTTGTACACCGTTTAGACCGCCCAACATCGGGTATCGTGGTATTTGCAAAGACCTCTAAAGCTTTACCTAGGCTAAACAAAATGTTTGCAGAAAAAGATGCAAAGAAAACATATTGGGCAATAGTAAAGAATAGTCCTGAAGAGCCCGAGAAAAGATTAGTTCATTGGATGAAGCGCAACACCAAACAAAATAAATCATACGCCAATATTAAAGAAGTTCCAGATAGTAAAAAAGCCATTTTAACGTATAAAATCTTAAAAAAATTAGATCGCTATTTTCTTTTAGAAGTTGATTTAGAAACAGGTCGCCATCATCAAATTCGCTCACAACTAACTGCGATTGGAAGCCCTATTAAAGGGGATTTAAAATACGGGTTTGACAGAAGCAATGCTGATGGAAGTATCCATTTACATGCAAGAAGACTACGATTGATGCATCCGGTAAAAAAAGAACCTTTAGAAATCATTGCTCCTCCACCAAATGATCCTATTTGGAATGCGTGTCTTTAA
- a CDS encoding DUF4252 domain-containing protein produces MVKKIYALSVLLIITSCSSYNSIDTFYNAHKNDNQVTAVRVPKFMLSMISEISPEMKAMVGNAKDLRYMQFPSATSSKTQFLNQQMNGITGNSFIEVFRKNDDLKRNVVSVREKRNLVKEILIYNNNSQTGSFLYFNGDFDPAKVREMAKNEQFTKFGENIISQFGASTPGINSQN; encoded by the coding sequence ATGGTAAAAAAAATTTACGCGCTAAGCGTACTCCTAATAATTACTTCGTGCAGTAGCTATAACTCTATTGACACCTTTTATAATGCCCATAAAAATGACAACCAAGTAACCGCTGTTAGAGTTCCAAAATTTATGTTGTCCATGATCAGTGAAATTTCGCCTGAGATGAAAGCTATGGTCGGTAATGCCAAAGATTTGCGGTATATGCAATTTCCGAGTGCAACATCAAGTAAGACTCAATTTCTAAACCAGCAAATGAATGGTATTACAGGCAACTCATTTATTGAAGTTTTTCGAAAGAATGATGATTTAAAACGTAATGTAGTTTCAGTAAGAGAGAAGAGAAATCTAGTCAAAGAAATTCTGATTTACAATAACAACAGTCAAACAGGTTCCTTTTTATACTTCAATGGTGATTTTGACCCTGCAAAAGTTAGAGAGATGGCCAAAAACGAACAGTTTACTAAATTCGGAGAAAATATAATCAGTCAGTTTGGAGCTAGTACACCGGGTATAAACTCTCAAAACTAA
- a CDS encoding DMT family transporter, with the protein MKSNHLQHLLEINLAMLFIATSGALGRYVQLSVPITIGARAMLAFIALFIYCKWKGFSLKVDKKDVPVILLSGLLMGVHWVTYFYALKLSNVAIGMLSIFTYPVITAFLEPILLKTKFELMHLLLAFLVLTGMYFLSPTLDFENSYTIAIAFGVFSALAYALRNILLKKKVAKYNGSMLMTYQTAIVGVILFPFLFTVSADTIISQWKVLVALAVLTTAIGHTMFLMTFKHFNITTVSILSSVQPVYGIIIGAIFLSEIPKGTTILGGILILSSVVIESIRSKRST; encoded by the coding sequence ATGAAAAGTAATCACCTTCAGCACTTATTAGAAATTAACCTTGCAATGCTCTTTATAGCTACTTCTGGAGCATTAGGGCGTTATGTTCAGTTATCTGTGCCAATTACTATTGGTGCAAGGGCAATGTTAGCTTTTATAGCACTATTTATATATTGTAAATGGAAGGGTTTTAGTTTAAAAGTAGATAAAAAAGATGTTCCCGTAATTTTACTGAGCGGTTTATTAATGGGGGTGCATTGGGTTACTTATTTCTATGCTCTAAAACTATCTAATGTAGCAATTGGTATGCTTTCTATATTCACCTACCCGGTGATTACGGCTTTCTTGGAACCTATTCTTTTAAAAACGAAGTTTGAATTGATGCATTTGCTTCTTGCATTTTTGGTGCTTACAGGTATGTATTTCTTGAGTCCTACGTTAGATTTTGAAAATTCATATACTATAGCTATTGCCTTTGGTGTGTTTTCAGCTTTGGCATATGCACTTAGAAATATCCTTTTGAAAAAGAAAGTGGCGAAATATAATGGGTCTATGCTAATGACTTATCAGACTGCAATTGTTGGGGTTATTTTGTTCCCATTTTTATTTACTGTTTCAGCAGATACAATCATAAGTCAATGGAAAGTTCTTGTTGCGCTCGCCGTTTTAACTACAGCTATTGGTCATACCATGTTTTTAATGACATTCAAGCATTTTAATATAACGACAGTAAGTATTTTAAGCAGTGTACAACCTGTATATGGTATAATAATTGGAGCTATATTTTTGTCTGAAATACCAAAAGGAACTACTATTTTAGGCGGAATATTAATTTTAAGTTCCGTTGTAATAGAAAGTATACGGTCTAAAAGATCAACTTAA
- a CDS encoding 2-isopropylmalate synthase: protein MSKEIVQIFDTTLRDGEQVPGCKLDREQKLVIAERLDLLGVNVIEAGFPVSSPGDFQSVEAIAKLVKNATVCGLTRAVKNDIEVAAEALKYAKMPRIHTGIGTSDSHIKFKFNSNRDAIIERAIDAVKYAKTFVEDVEFYAEDAGRTDNEFLARVCEAVIKAGATVLNIPDTTGYCLPDEYGAKIKYLRENVKGIEKAILSCHCHNDLGLATANSISGVINGARQIECTINGIGERAGNTSLEEVVMILRQHPDLNYDTTINSKLLYDTSLMVSNKMGMIVQPNKAIVGANAFAHSSGIHQDGVIKNRETYEIIDPADVGVTESSIVLTARSGRAALAYRAKIVGYELSKVQLDDVYQEFLKYADTRKEVKDDDIHQIIETSNIDLQSIS from the coding sequence ATGAGTAAAGAGATAGTACAAATATTTGACACTACTTTAAGAGATGGAGAGCAAGTACCGGGCTGTAAATTGGACCGGGAACAAAAATTGGTCATCGCTGAACGCCTAGATTTACTGGGTGTTAATGTGATCGAAGCCGGTTTTCCTGTTTCTAGCCCGGGAGATTTTCAATCTGTCGAAGCCATAGCCAAGCTCGTTAAAAATGCTACAGTCTGTGGATTGACCCGCGCGGTCAAAAATGATATTGAAGTTGCAGCCGAAGCTCTTAAGTATGCTAAAATGCCAAGAATCCATACTGGTATTGGCACATCTGACTCTCATATTAAATTTAAATTCAATTCTAACAGAGACGCTATCATAGAGCGTGCAATTGATGCGGTTAAATACGCAAAGACTTTTGTAGAAGATGTTGAATTTTACGCCGAAGATGCCGGCCGTACAGATAACGAGTTTTTAGCTCGTGTTTGTGAAGCGGTTATAAAAGCAGGTGCTACCGTTTTAAATATACCAGATACCACAGGCTATTGCTTGCCAGATGAATATGGTGCCAAAATAAAATATTTACGTGAAAATGTAAAAGGCATTGAAAAAGCAATTCTATCTTGTCACTGTCATAATGATTTAGGTTTGGCTACCGCAAATTCAATTTCTGGTGTCATTAATGGCGCAAGACAAATTGAATGTACCATTAATGGTATTGGTGAACGCGCAGGTAACACATCATTAGAAGAAGTTGTAATGATATTACGCCAACACCCAGATTTAAATTATGACACCACTATAAATAGCAAATTACTTTATGATACTAGTTTAATGGTATCTAATAAAATGGGTATGATAGTGCAACCAAACAAAGCTATTGTTGGTGCTAACGCATTTGCACATAGCTCTGGAATTCATCAAGATGGTGTTATAAAAAATAGAGAAACCTATGAAATTATTGACCCAGCAGATGTTGGCGTCACTGAATCATCTATTGTTTTAACTGCTAGAAGTGGTAGAGCCGCATTAGCCTACAGAGCTAAAATTGTTGGTTACGAATTGTCAAAAGTTCAATTAGATGATGTTTATCAAGAGTTTTTAAAGTATGCGGACACTAGAAAAGAAGTAAAAGATGATGATATTCATCAAATTATTGAGACTTCAAATATTGATTTACAAAGTATTAGCTAA
- the leuB gene encoding 3-isopropylmalate dehydrogenase, which produces MHLNIAVLEGDGIGPEVVAQSIKCLRSVEETFGHSFTFQKGLIGASAIKQTGSPLPKETLKLCKSTDATLFGALGLPEFDNNPKAKVWPEQGLLKLRKKLGLFANIRPVKVFPSLVKQSPLSKAQVKDTDLVIFRELSGGIYYGEKTFDEEKNIATDICSYSESEISRITHLAFKSARSRKKKVTLVDKANVLETSRLWRRVVTQISESYPDVELNYQLIDNAAVQMVLNPAQFDVILTDNMFGDILSDQGSVIAGSIGLLPSASVGLEHAMFEPIHGSYPDAAGKNIANPVASILSMAMLLQHFKMNEESDAVVAAVLKSFSKKIVTPDILGSSKYGTNYVGDFIADNIMELDGNFSINDENIGLGKSTII; this is translated from the coding sequence ATGCATTTAAATATTGCGGTTTTAGAAGGAGACGGAATTGGACCTGAGGTCGTAGCACAATCTATTAAGTGTCTACGTTCTGTTGAAGAAACTTTTGGCCATAGTTTTACCTTTCAAAAAGGACTCATCGGTGCTTCTGCTATTAAACAGACCGGCAGTCCATTGCCAAAAGAAACTCTAAAACTTTGTAAAAGTACCGATGCTACATTATTTGGTGCTTTGGGCCTACCTGAATTTGATAACAACCCCAAAGCAAAAGTTTGGCCAGAACAAGGGCTATTGAAATTACGCAAGAAATTAGGTCTGTTTGCAAATATTAGACCTGTTAAAGTTTTTCCATCTTTAGTTAAGCAATCCCCTTTATCAAAAGCTCAAGTAAAAGATACAGACTTAGTAATTTTTAGAGAATTATCTGGAGGAATTTACTACGGTGAAAAAACTTTTGACGAAGAAAAGAATATTGCAACAGATATATGTTCTTATAGTGAATCTGAAATTAGTAGAATTACTCATTTAGCGTTCAAATCTGCTCGTTCCAGAAAAAAGAAAGTAACCTTGGTAGACAAAGCTAATGTACTTGAAACTTCGCGATTATGGCGACGTGTGGTAACGCAAATATCCGAGAGCTACCCAGATGTAGAGCTTAACTATCAATTGATAGACAATGCTGCCGTACAGATGGTTTTAAATCCCGCTCAATTTGATGTCATTTTAACCGACAATATGTTTGGAGATATTCTTTCTGATCAAGGTAGCGTAATTGCAGGTTCAATAGGACTTTTACCATCAGCTTCTGTAGGACTTGAGCATGCTATGTTCGAACCTATTCACGGTTCTTACCCAGATGCAGCAGGTAAAAATATTGCAAACCCAGTAGCTTCTATATTAAGTATGGCCATGCTATTGCAACATTTTAAAATGAATGAAGAATCTGATGCCGTTGTAGCAGCAGTTTTAAAATCATTTTCTAAAAAAATAGTAACCCCAGATATTTTAGGAAGTTCTAAATATGGTACTAACTATGTTGGCGATTTTATTGCCGACAATATCATGGAACTAGATGGTAATTTCAGTATTAACGATGAAAATATCGGCTTAGGAAAATCTACTATTATCTAA
- a CDS encoding peroxiredoxin family protein: MRYSIAVLVVLVLLVGCKQNTPKVNLSEGIWLVELDVMDNQVLPFNLKVNKKQDGSYAMQIFNAEEVIDVDEIEIKGDSIIMQTPVFEGYLAGTFTENRIQGQFIKASLDRIVPFNAEYGTEDRFETTNERTNGNVTGIWETYFSPDLAEEYVGKGIFLQEDDRVTGTFRTTTGDYRYLDGILDGDSLKLSAFDGAHAFLFNAKVTDSSMNGVFYSGNHFKEPFVATRNDGFELPDPDSLTFLNEGYDKLAFTFPDVKGNMISLNDEKYQGKVVVVQLMGTWCPNCLDETKFLVDYLKENNDIEIIGLTFESAKTKEIAIKGIERLKDRIGVNYPILLAQYGTYDKQKAQEKLPMLNHVLSYPTTIFIDKKGNVRKIHTGFNGPATGDKFVEFKKNFNELMTELVSE; the protein is encoded by the coding sequence ATGAGATATAGTATTGCAGTACTAGTCGTTTTAGTGTTATTGGTTGGGTGTAAGCAGAATACACCGAAAGTAAATTTATCAGAGGGTATTTGGCTTGTTGAGCTAGATGTTATGGATAATCAAGTACTCCCTTTTAATTTAAAAGTCAATAAAAAGCAGGATGGAAGTTACGCAATGCAAATTTTTAATGCGGAAGAAGTTATAGATGTAGATGAAATTGAAATTAAAGGTGATTCTATAATTATGCAGACACCTGTTTTTGAAGGTTATTTGGCGGGTACTTTTACCGAAAATAGAATACAAGGTCAGTTTATTAAAGCAAGTTTAGATAGGATAGTGCCGTTCAATGCAGAATATGGTACTGAAGATAGATTTGAAACTACAAATGAACGTACTAATGGCAATGTAACTGGTATTTGGGAAACCTATTTTAGTCCAGATTTAGCAGAAGAATATGTTGGTAAGGGTATTTTCTTGCAAGAAGATGATAGGGTTACAGGTACTTTTAGAACTACAACAGGAGATTATAGATATTTAGATGGCATACTTGATGGTGATTCTTTAAAATTATCTGCTTTTGATGGAGCTCATGCTTTCCTGTTTAATGCAAAAGTTACTGATTCTAGTATGAATGGTGTTTTTTATTCTGGTAATCATTTTAAGGAACCTTTTGTAGCTACTAGAAATGATGGCTTTGAATTGCCAGATCCAGATTCATTAACTTTTTTAAACGAGGGTTATGATAAATTAGCCTTTACTTTCCCAGATGTAAAAGGAAATATGATTTCTTTAAATGATGAAAAATATCAAGGTAAAGTGGTCGTTGTTCAGTTAATGGGTACATGGTGCCCAAATTGCTTAGATGAAACTAAATTTTTGGTAGATTATTTAAAAGAAAACAATGACATTGAAATTATAGGCTTAACTTTTGAATCAGCAAAAACTAAAGAAATAGCAATAAAAGGTATTGAGCGATTAAAAGATAGAATAGGGGTGAACTATCCTATTTTATTAGCGCAGTATGGTACTTATGATAAACAAAAGGCACAAGAAAAATTACCGATGTTAAACCATGTACTTTCATACCCAACCACAATATTTATTGATAAAAAGGGGAATGTTCGAAAAATTCATACAGGATTTAACGGTCCCGCCACAGGTGATAAATTTGTTGAATTCAAAAAGAATTTTAATGAATTGATGACCGAATTGGTAAGTGAATAA